From the genome of Rhizobium sp. NXC24, one region includes:
- a CDS encoding TadE/TadG family type IV pilus assembly protein — protein MRQAKPFALLRRFLADRHGVAAIEFAILAIPLFMFIFATIEVSLMFFVNSALDASVQKISRMIRTGEVASSNLTLADFKAKICADMLLSFECSDSLLVKVDVLSDISTVASTDPIDSSGNLTVTETYNIGKGSDYILVQAFLPWTAVVNFLTLSSAELSDGRYLLGSSVLFRNEPF, from the coding sequence ATGAGGCAAGCGAAACCGTTTGCACTCCTGCGCCGCTTCCTCGCCGATCGCCACGGCGTCGCCGCGATCGAATTCGCGATCCTGGCCATACCGCTGTTTATGTTCATATTTGCGACCATCGAAGTGTCGCTGATGTTTTTCGTGAACTCCGCACTGGACGCTTCGGTGCAAAAGATCTCGCGAATGATCCGTACCGGCGAGGTCGCATCCTCCAACCTCACATTGGCCGATTTCAAGGCAAAAATTTGTGCCGACATGCTCCTGTCGTTCGAATGCTCCGATAGTCTTTTGGTAAAGGTCGACGTACTTTCCGACATATCGACCGTCGCTAGCACCGATCCCATCGACAGCAGCGGCAATCTCACCGTCACCGAGACTTATAATATCGGCAAGGGCAGCGATTACATCCTCGTGCAGGCGTTTCTGCCCTGGACCGCCGTCGTCAATTTTCTCACCTTGTCGAGCGCCGAGCTTTCTGATGGCCGCTATCTGCTCGGATCTTCCGTTCTGTTCCGCAACGAGCCTTTCTAA
- a CDS encoding FAD-binding oxidoreductase, with protein MTKAAKNVFVASKLPKRTGVSGWVATLPPRTPRPALGEAISVDVAIIGGGFAGLSAAHRLSQLDPTVRVAALEAGIVGEGPAGANSGFIIDLPHEVSSNDFSGESEGKFRDSVLLQRSAIALATKLAVENGWGQELFDPCGRYSVAMSAEGDKHLEAYSLQLSKMGEAHRLLKASEIEAVTGSKAFTSGLFSPGTIIIQPAAYIRGVANCLKEPVRLFEQTPALSFERFGGGWLVKTPKGSVQAGRIIMANNGHAESFGFFRGRLLHVFTYASLTEEFDPARLGGERKWAATPALPMGTTVRRINTRGGDRILIRSRYSYNPSIEISDAAIRSAGRLHDGKFSHRFPTLAGVGMQHRWGGAMALTRNHVPAFGEIERGVFAACGCNGLGASNSTAAGIAAAERVLGHESELGRVYNRLAAPVALPPQPLTTIGAKLHLAYREWSAGAE; from the coding sequence GTGACCAAGGCCGCAAAGAACGTCTTCGTCGCATCGAAGCTTCCCAAACGCACGGGCGTGTCGGGATGGGTGGCGACACTTCCGCCGCGCACGCCGCGCCCGGCCTTGGGCGAAGCGATCAGCGTCGACGTCGCGATCATCGGCGGCGGCTTTGCCGGCCTGTCGGCCGCGCACCGCCTCTCGCAGCTCGACCCGACCGTCCGGGTGGCCGCTCTCGAAGCGGGTATCGTCGGCGAAGGTCCGGCCGGCGCCAATTCCGGCTTCATCATCGATCTTCCGCACGAGGTCTCCTCGAACGATTTCAGCGGCGAGTCGGAGGGCAAGTTCCGCGACTCCGTGCTCCTACAGCGTTCGGCAATCGCGCTCGCGACCAAACTCGCTGTAGAGAACGGCTGGGGACAGGAGCTGTTCGATCCCTGCGGCCGCTACAGCGTCGCGATGAGCGCCGAAGGCGACAAGCATCTCGAAGCCTATTCGCTGCAGCTTTCGAAGATGGGCGAAGCCCATCGGCTCCTCAAAGCCAGCGAGATCGAGGCGGTGACGGGATCGAAGGCCTTCACCTCCGGCCTGTTCTCGCCCGGCACGATCATCATCCAGCCGGCCGCTTATATCCGCGGGGTGGCCAACTGTCTGAAGGAGCCGGTGAGGCTTTTCGAGCAGACACCTGCTCTTTCCTTCGAGCGCTTCGGCGGCGGCTGGCTGGTGAAAACGCCGAAGGGCTCGGTGCAGGCGGGCAGGATCATCATGGCCAATAATGGCCATGCGGAAAGCTTCGGCTTTTTCCGCGGACGCCTCCTTCACGTCTTCACCTATGCATCGCTGACGGAGGAATTCGATCCGGCAAGGCTAGGCGGAGAAAGAAAGTGGGCGGCGACACCTGCGCTTCCGATGGGAACGACGGTGCGGCGCATCAATACCCGCGGCGGCGACCGCATCCTGATACGTTCGCGCTACAGCTACAATCCGAGCATTGAGATCAGCGATGCCGCGATCCGCAGCGCCGGCCGCCTGCATGACGGCAAGTTCTCACATCGTTTCCCCACGCTTGCCGGCGTCGGCATGCAGCATCGCTGGGGAGGCGCGATGGCGCTGACGCGGAACCATGTGCCGGCCTTCGGCGAAATCGAACGAGGTGTCTTCGCAGCCTGCGGCTGCAACGGCCTCGGCGCGTCGAATTCGACCGCTGCCGGCATCGCCGCGGCCGAGCGCGTGCTCGGGCACGAGTCCGAACTCGGCCGTGTCTATAATCGCCTGGCAGCACCGGTTGCGCTGCCGCCGCAGCCGCTGACCACGATCGGAGCGAAGCTCCATCTGGCCTACCGGGAATGGAGTGCCGGGGCCGAATGA
- a CDS encoding CHAD domain-containing protein, translated as MSPEVELKLELSTEAAKRLSRFTPLTNPEKVLKQTSTYFDTDDHKLFQNGFTLRVRQTGDVHVQTVKAVGQSQSLFARSEWETPIEGDKPVVDDSNPLKTEFGEELAVSPAFNVEIERRVWTVKENGSLIEVVIDQGSVVSGDRNTAVREAELELKDGNQKDLFVFARKIEAVAPIRFGVRSKAERGFALIEQQKSVFKAEDIRLDQNMHASDAFQTIAASCFRQFRLNEDVLLRQRNAETLHQARVGLRRLRSDFSLFKRMLPGDEPQRLKDELRWLAGVLGEARNLDVLLTKATDPDLRGRLTDAREAAYDDVVEGLNSSRARALMLDFNEWLRCGEYLSLPETEDVRGLSALEFAEMALNRMRKKLKKHGQALAKVDDRQRHEARKDAKKLRYAAEFFGSLFDNKRGVRLHRRFIGAMGRLQDHLGLLNDLATGPNVLSKHGLTNHPAADSVISHADKDVLIDDAQVSLDEVLDAKKFWR; from the coding sequence ATGTCACCCGAAGTCGAACTGAAGCTTGAGCTTTCCACGGAAGCCGCAAAACGGCTGTCGCGGTTCACCCCCCTTACCAACCCTGAAAAGGTCCTGAAACAAACTTCAACCTATTTTGACACCGACGATCACAAGCTTTTTCAGAACGGGTTCACCCTCCGTGTCCGTCAGACCGGCGATGTTCATGTCCAGACCGTGAAAGCGGTGGGCCAGAGCCAATCTCTTTTTGCCCGTTCGGAATGGGAGACGCCCATCGAAGGGGACAAGCCGGTCGTCGACGATTCCAATCCGCTCAAAACCGAGTTCGGTGAGGAACTTGCTGTGTCGCCCGCCTTCAACGTGGAAATCGAGAGGCGCGTTTGGACCGTGAAGGAAAACGGTTCCCTGATTGAGGTGGTCATCGACCAGGGATCGGTCGTCTCTGGTGACCGGAACACCGCCGTGCGGGAAGCCGAGCTTGAGCTGAAGGATGGCAATCAGAAGGACCTATTCGTATTCGCACGCAAGATCGAAGCGGTCGCGCCCATTCGTTTTGGCGTTCGCTCCAAGGCGGAAAGGGGCTTCGCGCTGATCGAGCAGCAGAAGTCCGTTTTCAAGGCGGAGGACATTCGCCTCGATCAGAATATGCACGCATCCGATGCCTTTCAAACAATTGCCGCCTCGTGCTTCCGGCAATTTCGTTTGAACGAGGATGTCCTGCTGCGGCAGCGAAATGCTGAAACGCTGCACCAGGCCCGCGTAGGGCTGCGTCGCCTGCGCTCCGACTTCTCGCTGTTCAAGCGAATGCTTCCGGGCGATGAGCCGCAACGACTGAAGGACGAGCTGCGCTGGCTGGCCGGAGTCCTCGGAGAGGCGCGCAATCTGGATGTGCTGCTGACAAAGGCGACGGACCCGGACCTGCGGGGCCGGCTGACGGATGCCCGGGAGGCTGCATACGACGACGTGGTTGAGGGATTGAACTCCAGTCGTGCCCGCGCGCTCATGCTGGATTTTAACGAATGGCTTCGGTGCGGCGAATATCTTTCGCTTCCCGAGACTGAGGACGTGCGGGGCCTGTCGGCGTTGGAGTTTGCCGAAATGGCGCTCAACCGAATGCGCAAGAAGCTGAAGAAGCACGGGCAGGCGCTCGCCAAGGTCGACGATCGTCAACGCCACGAGGCTCGCAAGGACGCGAAGAAGCTGCGCTATGCGGCCGAGTTCTTCGGGTCACTGTTCGACAACAAGCGCGGCGTGCGCCTTCACCGGCGTTTTATCGGCGCAATGGGGAGGCTTCAGGACCATCTTGGATTGCTGAACGATCTTGCAACCGGGCCCAACGTACTGAGCAAGCATGGTCTGACCAACCATCCGGCTGCCGACAGTGTTATTTCCCATGCGGACAAGGATGTGCTGATAGACGACGCGCAGGTTTCGCTTGACGAGGTGCTGGACGCGAAGAAGTTCTGGCGCTGA
- a CDS encoding aromatic ring-hydroxylating dioxygenase subunit alpha, which produces MLQTFASSISSLLDSRADGHSLPAGLYIRDDVFEADLDVFFRKHWICIGLDCDVPEPGDATVVDIGNSSLIILRDDDNQIRVVHNVCRHRGARILDAGSTVISKLVCPYHQWTYELDGTLAHAPHMGIDFDKSCKSLRPVNFKSIGGLIYACLSDNPPEDIDRLEQVMTERLAPYDIRNAKVAHQTDVIENGNWKLTMENNRECYHCSANHPELCVSFVDLDFGFDPEALSPEDLEEARQHEALYAERTRSWEADGFPSAAVEQLVDCATNFRTQRLIIAGAGESQTPDATAACSKLLGSMTRKDLGDTHLWGHNSWNHFMGDHAVVSIVIPLSAGKTLVRTKWLVHKDAIEGVDYDLQKLTDVWIATTDQDSELVGRAHAGALDPAYLPGPYSRFSETTLDKFATWYIDRMRANGY; this is translated from the coding sequence ATGCTACAGACATTCGCTTCGTCGATTTCCTCGCTGCTCGACAGCCGCGCCGACGGTCATTCGCTTCCCGCCGGACTCTACATTAGAGACGATGTCTTCGAGGCTGACCTCGATGTCTTTTTCAGGAAGCATTGGATCTGCATCGGCCTCGACTGCGACGTTCCGGAACCGGGCGACGCTACGGTCGTCGACATCGGCAACAGCAGCCTGATCATTCTGCGTGACGACGACAACCAGATCCGCGTCGTCCACAACGTCTGCCGCCATCGCGGCGCCCGTATCCTGGACGCAGGATCGACGGTCATTTCGAAGCTGGTCTGTCCCTACCATCAATGGACCTATGAGCTCGACGGCACGCTAGCGCACGCGCCCCATATGGGCATCGACTTCGACAAGAGCTGCAAGAGCCTCCGACCGGTGAACTTCAAGTCGATCGGCGGACTGATCTACGCCTGCCTTTCCGACAATCCTCCCGAAGACATCGACCGGCTCGAGCAGGTTATGACCGAGCGCCTGGCTCCATACGATATCCGCAATGCGAAGGTGGCCCACCAGACTGACGTCATTGAGAACGGCAACTGGAAGCTCACGATGGAAAACAATCGCGAGTGCTATCACTGCTCCGCCAACCATCCGGAGCTGTGCGTGTCGTTCGTCGATCTCGACTTCGGCTTCGATCCAGAGGCGTTGAGCCCGGAAGATCTGGAGGAGGCCAGACAGCACGAAGCGCTCTATGCCGAACGCACCAGAAGCTGGGAAGCAGACGGTTTTCCGTCCGCCGCCGTCGAACAGCTCGTGGACTGCGCCACCAACTTCAGAACCCAGCGCCTCATCATCGCCGGCGCCGGCGAATCCCAGACGCCTGACGCGACGGCTGCGTGCTCGAAGCTGCTCGGCAGCATGACGCGAAAGGATCTCGGCGACACCCATCTCTGGGGTCACAATAGCTGGAACCACTTCATGGGTGACCACGCCGTCGTGTCTATCGTCATTCCGCTTTCGGCCGGAAAGACGCTGGTTCGCACCAAGTGGCTGGTTCACAAGGATGCCATCGAGGGTGTGGATTACGATCTGCAGAAGCTGACCGACGTCTGGATCGCAACGACCGATCAGGACTCCGAACTCGTAGGCAGGGCGCATGCAGGCGCTCTTGATCCGGCCTATCTTCCCGGCCCCTACTCGCGCTTCTCGGAGACCACCCTCGACAAATTCGCAACCTGGTACATCGATCGGATGCGCGCAAATGGATACTAA
- a CDS encoding dihydrodipicolinate synthase family protein, whose protein sequence is MSDFQFPGLNLAIATPFDDAGRIDYGRLEHNVERYLAAGVRSFLFSSGTGMHVYLSKEESEELVRRGARIVNGRAKVIAQTSALLVEDVVERTVRARDAGAEGVMVLPPFFEGPTDDQGILDFYSEVAKAGLPVIGYNVPQAVGVAITPELLEKLNEIPGFCAVKDSSGDLGKQAALIRTGRFVMNGADPLVPYALYAGCDGLIWGGANFAPRTSVALVEAAAERKWDEVRELWKILEPSMGLIWEGDYVQSVYAAAELTGYGAGVPRKPLRALAPEKLPALRRSLEALMEREAI, encoded by the coding sequence ATGTCTGACTTTCAGTTTCCAGGCTTGAACCTTGCCATCGCCACTCCCTTCGACGATGCCGGCCGCATCGACTACGGGCGTCTCGAACACAATGTCGAGCGCTACCTTGCAGCCGGCGTCAGGAGCTTCCTGTTCAGCTCCGGCACCGGGATGCATGTCTATCTTTCCAAGGAGGAATCGGAGGAGCTCGTCAGGCGCGGTGCGCGCATCGTCAACGGTCGGGCGAAGGTGATCGCTCAGACATCGGCTCTCCTGGTGGAGGACGTGGTCGAGCGCACGGTGCGCGCCCGCGATGCCGGTGCCGAAGGCGTCATGGTTCTTCCACCTTTCTTCGAAGGACCGACGGACGATCAGGGAATCCTTGATTTCTACAGCGAGGTTGCGAAGGCGGGTCTGCCGGTCATCGGTTACAACGTACCGCAGGCGGTCGGTGTTGCGATCACGCCCGAACTTCTGGAGAAGCTGAACGAAATTCCCGGATTCTGTGCCGTCAAGGACAGCAGCGGCGATCTTGGAAAGCAGGCGGCACTCATTCGTACCGGCCGGTTCGTGATGAACGGCGCCGACCCTCTCGTTCCCTATGCGCTCTATGCGGGATGTGACGGTTTGATCTGGGGTGGCGCGAACTTCGCTCCACGAACCTCCGTCGCCCTCGTCGAGGCAGCCGCCGAGCGCAAGTGGGACGAGGTCCGTGAGCTCTGGAAGATCCTGGAGCCGTCTATGGGGCTGATCTGGGAAGGAGACTACGTGCAGTCCGTCTATGCGGCCGCCGAACTGACCGGTTACGGGGCGGGAGTACCGCGTAAGCCGCTGCGCGCGCTTGCTCCGGAAAAGCTTCCCGCTCTCCGCCGCTCCCTCGAAGCGCTCATGGAGCGGGAAGCGATTTGA
- a CDS encoding sodium:solute symporter family protein: MTTEIDSTALAVFLFFFALVTILGFVASRWRKPATLAHIDEWGLGGRSFGTWITWFLVGGDFYTAYTVIAVPALVYTVGAYGFFALPYTIVVYPFVFMVMPVLWKRARDFGYVTAGDVVHGQYGSRALELAVAATGVIATMPYIALQLVGMTTVLKALGLHGELPLAIAFIVLALYTYSAGLRAPALIAFVKDIMIYIVVITAVALIPSKLGGYANVFAAADAAFQAKGSGNLLLGGNQYVAYATLALGSALAAFMYPHTLTGIFASNSGKTIRKNAVLLPAYTLLLGLLALLGYMGHAAGLKLESPNDVVPALFKTLFSGWFSGFAFAAIAIGALVPAAVMSIGAANLFTRNFWKAYVNPEVSSAGEAKVAKLTSLVVKVGALLVIIFLPTQFALDLQLLGGIWILQTLPALVFGLYTNWFRAPGLLAGWFVGFIGGTFLVWDAGWKPLHLISLGGEPFTIYTGLLALAANIAVAVVINAVVPARTPARA; encoded by the coding sequence ATGACGACTGAGATCGACAGCACGGCGCTCGCCGTCTTCCTCTTCTTTTTCGCGCTCGTAACAATCTTGGGCTTCGTCGCGTCCCGCTGGCGCAAACCAGCCACGCTTGCCCATATCGACGAATGGGGCCTCGGCGGCCGCAGCTTCGGCACCTGGATCACCTGGTTCCTGGTTGGTGGTGATTTCTATACGGCCTATACGGTGATTGCCGTCCCGGCACTGGTCTACACGGTCGGCGCTTATGGCTTCTTCGCTCTGCCCTATACGATCGTCGTTTATCCCTTCGTCTTCATGGTGATGCCGGTTCTCTGGAAACGGGCAAGGGATTTCGGCTACGTGACCGCCGGTGACGTCGTGCATGGCCAATATGGTTCGCGCGCACTCGAACTCGCCGTAGCGGCGACCGGCGTCATCGCTACCATGCCCTATATCGCGCTGCAGCTCGTCGGCATGACCACGGTCCTGAAGGCTCTCGGCCTGCATGGCGAACTGCCGCTGGCGATCGCGTTCATTGTGCTGGCGCTCTACACCTATTCGGCTGGCTTGCGCGCGCCAGCTTTGATCGCCTTCGTCAAGGACATCATGATCTACATCGTGGTGATCACTGCTGTGGCACTCATTCCCTCAAAACTCGGCGGCTATGCCAACGTATTCGCTGCAGCCGATGCCGCATTCCAGGCCAAGGGATCCGGCAACCTACTCCTCGGCGGCAACCAGTATGTCGCCTATGCGACGCTCGCCTTGGGCTCGGCGCTCGCGGCCTTCATGTACCCGCATACTTTGACGGGCATCTTCGCCTCGAACAGCGGCAAGACGATCCGCAAGAATGCCGTCTTGCTGCCAGCCTATACGCTGCTGCTGGGTCTTCTTGCCCTGCTCGGCTATATGGGCCATGCCGCTGGCCTGAAGCTCGAAAGCCCCAATGATGTCGTGCCGGCGCTTTTCAAGACGCTGTTTTCAGGCTGGTTCTCCGGCTTCGCCTTCGCGGCGATTGCGATCGGTGCCCTGGTTCCGGCGGCGGTGATGAGTATTGGCGCGGCAAACCTCTTCACCCGCAATTTCTGGAAGGCCTATGTCAATCCAGAGGTAAGCAGCGCGGGCGAAGCCAAGGTCGCCAAACTGACCTCGCTCGTGGTCAAGGTGGGTGCCCTGCTCGTCATCATCTTCCTGCCGACACAGTTTGCGCTCGACCTGCAATTGCTGGGCGGCATCTGGATCCTGCAGACGCTTCCTGCCCTGGTCTTCGGCCTCTACACCAATTGGTTCCGTGCGCCGGGCCTGCTTGCTGGCTGGTTCGTCGGCTTCATCGGCGGCACCTTCCTCGTCTGGGATGCCGGCTGGAAGCCGCTGCACCTGATCAGCCTCGGCGGAGAACCGTTCACCATCTATACCGGCCTGCTTGCTCTTGCGGCAAACATCGCCGTAGCGGTGGTGATCAACGCCGTCGTGCCGGCAAGGACCCCGGCGCGGGCTTGA
- a CDS encoding TadE/TadG family type IV pilus assembly protein codes for MSSDFSYSLSRLFKILRRLRKDRGGNVAIVTALAMVPMLLAVGASFDYIRAYNVRQSMQSDLDAALIAAVKQIDTEDTDALKEKVSDWFHAQVESSYTLGDIEIDTSNHRITATASGTVPTTLMQLANITTVPVSVSSAVKGPATSYLNVYVVIDKSPSMLLAATTAGQQTMYSGIGCQFACHTGDAHTVSGTYYANNYVYSTAKKIKLRADVAVDAVSEVLDMIDESDSNHTRIKVGLYSLGDTATEVLAPTLDTTTARKRLSDDSYGLTSATSTTYTYFDVALTALKKMVGTGGDGTSSAKPLKLVLLLTDGVQSQREWVTDGVTWKNNKAVSGLYWYKVAPLNPDWCGYVKNQSATMAVLYTEYLPITTDWGYNATVGSTMASANWKSTWGGTMDSGVSTSITRRDYIPYALADCASSKSLFISASSSTDITTGLSALFTQYLSSVRLTQ; via the coding sequence TTGAGCTCGGATTTTTCATATTCACTTAGTCGGCTCTTTAAAATCCTTCGCCGTCTGCGAAAGGATAGAGGCGGCAACGTCGCCATCGTCACTGCCCTCGCCATGGTGCCCATGCTCCTCGCTGTCGGCGCGAGTTTCGACTATATCCGGGCCTACAATGTCAGGCAGAGCATGCAAAGCGATCTTGACGCGGCCTTGATCGCCGCCGTCAAACAGATCGACACCGAAGACACCGACGCTCTCAAGGAAAAGGTTTCCGACTGGTTCCATGCGCAGGTGGAAAGCAGCTATACGCTTGGCGACATCGAAATCGATACGAGCAACCATCGCATAACGGCAACGGCAAGCGGCACCGTTCCGACGACTTTGATGCAGCTCGCGAATATCACTACCGTTCCCGTCAGCGTATCAAGTGCCGTCAAAGGGCCGGCCACGTCCTATCTCAACGTGTACGTCGTCATCGACAAATCCCCTTCGATGCTTCTGGCGGCAACGACTGCGGGACAGCAGACCATGTACTCCGGCATCGGATGCCAGTTCGCCTGCCACACGGGCGATGCACATACAGTCAGCGGCACGTACTACGCCAACAACTATGTCTATAGCACCGCGAAGAAGATAAAGCTGCGCGCCGACGTTGCCGTGGATGCCGTCAGCGAAGTGCTCGATATGATTGACGAGTCCGACAGCAATCATACACGTATCAAAGTCGGACTATACAGCTTGGGTGACACGGCCACGGAAGTTCTGGCTCCCACCCTGGATACCACGACCGCGCGCAAACGCTTGTCCGATGACAGTTACGGACTCACAAGCGCAACGTCGACGACCTACACCTATTTTGACGTCGCCTTGACGGCGCTGAAGAAGATGGTCGGTACCGGTGGGGACGGCACCTCCTCGGCCAAACCGCTCAAACTGGTTCTCCTGCTGACGGACGGCGTTCAGTCGCAGCGCGAATGGGTAACCGACGGAGTGACATGGAAGAACAATAAGGCTGTGTCCGGGCTATACTGGTACAAGGTGGCGCCGCTTAATCCGGATTGGTGCGGCTACGTCAAGAACCAGTCCGCCACCATGGCGGTTCTCTATACCGAATATCTGCCGATCACCACGGACTGGGGCTATAACGCAACCGTCGGTTCGACCATGGCCAGCGCCAATTGGAAGAGCACCTGGGGCGGCACCATGGATAGCGGCGTATCGACAAGCATTACGAGACGCGACTATATCCCCTATGCGCTTGCCGACTGCGCATCTTCCAAGAGCCTGTTCATTTCTGCTTCGTCGTCGACGGACATCACGACGGGTTTGTCAGCGCTCTTTACGCAATATCTCTCATCCGTGCGGCTCACCCAATGA
- a CDS encoding FAD-binding oxidoreductase translates to MDTNAMQTSLAPQRAEFWDSERDDTLVCLDVHQETHDVKSFTFASPAGKHFAFQAGQYFLFDFAMGAETESRCYSISSSPQRTNAFTVTVKRVANGKVSNWLHDNMAVGTTVKAQGPLGHFVRPSTARKFLLLSGGSGITPVMSILRDCGDTCRPTDIVFMHAARTPRDLIFREELSNLAVRMKTVRLHFLPEVVTGEPSWSGLTGRISAEFMKLAVPDIAGRTVMCCGPAPFMAAARTIAGDLGVPSSSYIEESFDAAVIDENEIAAPEVPIGKVYQVEFSKQARKIEVADEQTILSCAKKAGVRIPSSCANGVCGTCKSKLVSGSVDMKHNGGIRQREIDAGLFLPCCSKPLSDLVIER, encoded by the coding sequence ATGGATACTAACGCGATGCAGACTTCGTTGGCTCCGCAGAGAGCGGAGTTCTGGGATAGCGAGCGCGACGACACGCTCGTGTGCCTCGACGTTCATCAGGAGACGCATGACGTGAAGAGTTTCACGTTTGCGTCCCCTGCGGGAAAGCATTTCGCCTTCCAGGCGGGTCAGTACTTTCTTTTCGACTTTGCCATGGGTGCGGAGACCGAAAGCCGCTGTTACAGCATCTCGTCCTCGCCGCAGCGGACAAACGCGTTCACCGTAACGGTGAAGCGGGTTGCGAACGGCAAGGTTTCGAACTGGCTTCACGACAACATGGCCGTCGGAACCACCGTCAAGGCGCAGGGGCCGCTGGGGCACTTCGTTCGCCCCAGCACAGCCAGGAAGTTCCTGCTGCTATCCGGCGGCTCGGGCATCACTCCGGTCATGTCCATCCTTCGGGATTGCGGCGACACATGCCGCCCCACCGATATCGTCTTCATGCACGCGGCACGCACCCCGCGGGATCTCATCTTTCGCGAAGAGCTTTCGAACCTTGCCGTAAGGATGAAGACCGTCAGGCTGCATTTCCTTCCAGAGGTCGTGACCGGCGAGCCGTCCTGGTCCGGCCTGACGGGCCGGATCTCCGCCGAATTCATGAAGCTTGCCGTTCCGGACATCGCCGGACGGACCGTAATGTGCTGCGGCCCCGCGCCCTTTATGGCCGCGGCCCGCACGATCGCCGGGGATCTCGGAGTACCTTCGTCGAGCTATATCGAGGAGAGCTTTGACGCCGCGGTGATAGACGAAAACGAGATCGCCGCGCCGGAAGTGCCGATTGGAAAGGTATATCAGGTCGAGTTCTCGAAGCAGGCACGCAAGATCGAGGTGGCCGACGAGCAGACGATATTGAGCTGCGCGAAGAAAGCCGGCGTAAGGATTCCCTCCTCCTGCGCCAACGGTGTCTGCGGCACCTGCAAGTCGAAGCTGGTCTCGGGCTCCGTGGATATGAAACACAATGGTGGTATCCGCCAGCGCGAGATCGACGCGGGACTGTTTCTTCCCTGCTGCTCCAAGCCTCTGAGCGATCTCGTCATAGAGCGATAA
- a CDS encoding GntR family transcriptional regulator, with product MTTDIASPDRKASLSLALRRRILTMELPPGSVLDEVALSEEFGLSRPPVRELMRQMAGEGYIELEANRAARVSSMSYQSLRDYFLMAPMIYITANRLAAENRTRAELGALKQIQRTFQKAVDNCDAEGRVFYNDQFHRQIGEMAHNVYLVPSLRRLQIDHARIGKIFYKHPNTPRMQEELELASRQHDEMIEAIERHDADASAELARLHIELSRRNMAMYAAPEGMETPTL from the coding sequence ATGACGACCGACATCGCGAGCCCCGACCGGAAGGCCAGCCTTAGCCTTGCCCTGCGCAGACGGATCCTCACCATGGAATTGCCGCCTGGCTCAGTTCTGGACGAAGTGGCGCTGAGCGAGGAGTTCGGCCTATCCCGCCCGCCGGTTCGGGAGCTGATGCGCCAGATGGCTGGCGAAGGTTACATCGAGTTGGAAGCGAACCGGGCCGCGCGGGTCAGCTCGATGAGCTACCAGTCGTTGCGTGACTACTTTCTGATGGCGCCGATGATCTACATCACCGCGAATAGGCTGGCGGCCGAGAACCGTACTCGGGCAGAACTCGGCGCTCTGAAGCAGATTCAGCGAACCTTTCAGAAGGCGGTCGACAATTGCGACGCCGAGGGTCGCGTCTTCTATAACGACCAGTTCCACCGACAGATAGGCGAGATGGCGCACAACGTCTATCTCGTTCCCAGTCTCCGGCGCCTGCAGATCGACCACGCCCGTATCGGGAAGATCTTCTACAAGCATCCGAACACGCCGCGCATGCAGGAAGAACTGGAGCTTGCATCCCGGCAGCATGACGAAATGATCGAGGCCATCGAACGACACGACGCCGATGCCTCGGCCGAGCTGGCGCGCCTGCACATCGAACTCTCTCGACGAAACATGGCCATGTATGCGGCCCCGGAGGGTATGGAAACGCCGACCCTCTAG
- a CDS encoding TadE/TadG family type IV pilus assembly protein, with the protein MIPKRNLSFRRLTKFSVRYLARDRSGASGVEFALLLPLLTALLFGAVDLGHALTVSRKIDEIASTTGDMISQQGTWTQSDVAKLLTGASFILQPYDTTGLTITVSVNDISSTGSATVNWSAAFNTSALSSGVASSVTIPSQIQEDGVQVVLTRVKYTFTTPVSAFFATFTGTDGYSFDRYFFNRPRASDKITYK; encoded by the coding sequence ATGATCCCGAAACGGAACCTGTCCTTTCGCCGGTTGACCAAATTCTCTGTTCGTTATCTGGCACGCGATCGGTCGGGTGCTTCGGGCGTGGAATTCGCTCTCCTGTTGCCGCTCCTGACAGCTCTCCTGTTTGGCGCCGTCGATCTTGGCCATGCGCTCACGGTCAGCCGGAAAATAGACGAGATTGCCTCCACCACGGGCGATATGATTTCGCAGCAGGGCACCTGGACACAGTCCGACGTCGCAAAGCTTCTTACCGGCGCAAGCTTCATCCTGCAGCCTTATGACACCACAGGGCTGACGATCACGGTCTCAGTGAACGATATCAGCAGCACTGGCAGCGCGACGGTCAACTGGTCTGCCGCGTTCAATACGTCCGCCCTTAGCTCCGGCGTGGCAAGCTCAGTCACGATACCATCGCAGATACAGGAAGACGGCGTGCAGGTCGTGCTGACGCGGGTGAAATATACATTTACAACCCCCGTCTCGGCCTTCTTTGCTACTTTTACCGGCACGGACGGCTATAGCTTCGACCGCTATTTCTTCAATCGTCCAAGAGCCAGCGACAAGATCACTTACAAATAG